Sequence from the Coleofasciculaceae cyanobacterium genome:
CATTCATGAAAAACTTTTTGACTTCAATAGCTAATACGCAGGCAGAACGAGGAAAATTCGTGTGAATCCACTTACTAAAATGTCCTCCTTTAAACTTAACGTTTTCTCGAATATCTAACTGTCTACCTAGAAAATCAAAGCGTCTCATATCGTGGATAAATCGCTCGAGCACAGGTTGCCAATATTCTCGGTCAAGAGTTCCCGTTCCTAAATTGATCTCTGGATTGTGTAATTCCTCAGCAGGAGAAGCGTGCATTCCCTGACGATAGTGGTTGTAGGTATGCAAATCGTAAACAACAAAGCGTCCGTAGCGTTGTTCCAATGTCCGACAAATTTGACCAACTTTAGTATAGAAAGCATCATACTCCGCTAAAGTTCGTTCGATTAAATCCTGGGGCGGTTGTTCGTGCCAAACTTTGAAGCCCCAAGAATCTTCGGGGTTGAGATAAATAGCTCGATCGCGGGGACGATTGAGATCGAGTTCAAAACGCGATCGCAAAACCACCAGCCTCGTTTGGGCAATGTTTGTCCAGGCAGCCGTAAAAGGATCTTCTTCCCGCTTGCGCTCGTCTGAGCTAATAGCCATCAGCTGTTTTACTTCCGAGCGTACATAATGACCGTCGTGAAGAGCTACGGCAACCATTGGTTGGTGTCCCTCTGTTGATATCCAAAGCTGTGACATATCTTTCTCAATCTTTTTGTTGGTATGAATTTGTAGACAAACTAGTACTTTGTTATTAAATTACCCAGATAGTTAAAAAACATCTGTTAAATATAAACATTGACAGACTAAAAAATTTGTTAGACAGCAGACACAAAGCCATATTTAATTAACGTGATTGTTCAACGAGAAGTATTGACTCTTGAGACTCAATACTCGGTGCAACTGGGTTAGACTACGACAAGCAGATATAACAGATATTTCTCGCTCTCCCGAAGGGAGAGGGAACAGGTAATAGGTAATAGGCAAAAGTTTGGTTGTTGCCTCTTGTCTTGAATTACTTATGGCTAATTTGGGCAACAGTAGTTTTTAGTGCGTTGAACAGTATTGAGATCATAAGCGATCGCTCTGTGGTCATACCAGCGCAAACAAGCAGTTTAATCGAAAACCCTATATTACCAAATAGATAACCATGCAAATTACTACAGCCGAGAGAACTAAACAAATCCCAGAAATTCTCAGTCAACGTCTGCCTCTGAGAGCAAAAATTGCTACTGCTGAATCAAATTTGCGCTCGCTGGCTCATTCATTAGAAAATTTAGCTGCAAATCGCGATCGCTTAATTATTCAACAGCGGAGTGGAACATGGTCGGGTTTCCCGACCGTTTCCTCCGCTCAAGTTAGTGAACCAGAAGCCCAAAATCTACAGCAACTAAATTTCCACCGCCTGCAAACTCAAATTCAATCTCAGTTAACAGGATTAAATTTGCTCAAAAGTCGCTTTAATCGCGACACGATCAATTATTGGGGTTATTGGTCGTGCGGGACAGGGAAAAAGCCGTTTATTACAGAGTTTGACAGGACTATCTAATAACGAAATACCTACAGGCGATCGCGGACACTGTACGGGAGTTCGCAGTACAATTCAACATCAACCTGGAATAGATACCTACGGCGAGATTACTTTTCATTCCGAGCATTCTTTTCTACAAGAAGTCATCGCTCTCTACTACCAAGATTTAGATTTGGGTCAAGTACCCTACAGTTTAGCTGAGTTTGCTAATAATCCTTTGCCGTCTTGTCCCACTCATCTAGCTAATACGGCAGTAGCGGCAGGGAAATACGAGTATCTTGAAAGATATCACCAGCATCTCCCTCAATATCGTCATCTATTGTCAAAATCAACCCCAATTAAGCTTATTAAACAGCAAATTAGAGAATATGTGGCTCAAGATAACCTTGCAGGGGAACGAGTCTATTACAACTATCTTGCAGTCAAAGCAGCCAAAATATTTTGTCCTTTTCCCCATCCCGATATCGGACAAATTGCTTTGATTGATATGCCAGGATTGGGAGATACAGGAGTAGGAGACGAAAGTAGACTAATTGAAATTTTGGCGCAGGATGTCGATCTAGTATTGTTTGTTAGAATGCCTCGACCAATGAGAGATTTTTGGGCAGATGTAGATGTCAAGCTTTACGATGCAGCCAATTCTGCTTTAACCGCTTTACCTTTTAAACAATGGTCATTTCTAGTTCTCAATCAAACTAGAAAAGATTCTCCCATCGGCGATAATTCTATTCTCTGTCAAGATTTAGCAAGCGATCGCGAAAATAAAGGACTGTATTTTGCTGACTGTATTACGGCTAATTGTGCAGATGTATCTGCAACTAATCAAGATCTTCTTGACCCTGTATTGAATTATTTAGTTGACAATATTACCAAACTCGATCGCCAGTACACATCTTCTTGTCAGGATGGATTGCTCCAGCTGCAACAGCAGGTAGCAGTAGAATTAGAGCGAGCAACTAAGGTATTAAAGGGTTTTGCATCAAATAATTATTTTCCCAAATTTGTCGAACTGTTTGAGGAGCTTTGGGTAGAATTAGCTAGTGGTTTGGAAGGATTGCTGCAAGATTTACAAGCCGAGAGAGATTTAGAAAACTGGAAATTCAAGCAGCAGGTAGAAGCTGCTGTGGCTGCTTGTCGTGAGGACAATGGTATTCCCACAGAGGATGAGATTGAAAAGCTGCGCCATAGCAAGGGAGGATATCCTAATGCTTATTACGAGTATCTCAACGAAATTCGCGCTCATCTATCCCAACATTTTCTACTTCTAGATGATGTTCTCAAACAGGAAATAAATAAAGTCAAAGCTCAAGTTGCTCAGATACTAATAGAACAAGGTAAATTAGGCAATATAACCGCAGCTAGGGAGTCAGAATTTATTGATGCGATCGCCGAAATAATTCCTGACCATTTAAACCGCCTCAAGTTAGGTTTTCAAACCTTAGCTCAATTCGATCTTTCCTATCGAGGTTTAATTCAGCACCGTATTCGCCAACATCTTGACGATCTCATTCCTGATGAAACCTCCTTGCAACTTTCTCCTTCTCCTTCTGCTGCTGAAGTATTAAGCTGTTTAAATTCCCTCCACGCTGAAGCTATCTATAAATGCGAAACCGCTTTAGACGATCTGTTAGCCGAACCCAATCAAGCTGCATTTGCAATTGTCGAAGAGTTTTTAGACCGTATTTTAAGAGCCAAAAAAGTTAGACAAGAATGGTTGAAATTCTTACAAGAAATCTACGATCGATTTTGGCTAGAGGAATTTGCCGAGTTTGCTCATAATAATAAAATAAGCCAGCAGTGGATTGTAGGAGTCGAAAGCGCGATCGCAGCCAATCAAAAAGACAATTTTCAGCCATTTGGGTATTGATCCCGCTTTTGGGACAAGCAACTTTGAAGCTTAATCTTAGGAAATTTTAATGCAAGAATTAAAAATCACTATGCTGGGTGCAAGTGGAGTAGGTAAGACTACTCTCTTGACAGCAATGTACGAACAATTTGAAAGCAACATTGGTAACACCAATCTGCAACTGACTCCCGATGATGAAAGTGCTGCCATCCTTCAAGATCGTTTAATCGAGTTGAAAAGTTTACTCGATGTCTTTGAAG
This genomic interval carries:
- a CDS encoding N-formylglutamate amidohydrolase, producing MSQLWISTEGHQPMVAVALHDGHYVRSEVKQLMAISSDERKREEDPFTAAWTNIAQTRLVVLRSRFELDLNRPRDRAIYLNPEDSWGFKVWHEQPPQDLIERTLAEYDAFYTKVGQICRTLEQRYGRFVVYDLHTYNHYRQGMHASPAEELHNPEINLGTGTLDREYWQPVLERFIHDMRRFDFLGRQLDIRENVKFKGGHFSKWIHTNFPRSACVLAIEVKKFFMNEWTHQPDLAKMEAVHQALRASVSGVLEELQHLDKISV
- a CDS encoding GTPase domain-containing protein — its product is MTGLSNNEIPTGDRGHCTGVRSTIQHQPGIDTYGEITFHSEHSFLQEVIALYYQDLDLGQVPYSLAEFANNPLPSCPTHLANTAVAAGKYEYLERYHQHLPQYRHLLSKSTPIKLIKQQIREYVAQDNLAGERVYYNYLAVKAAKIFCPFPHPDIGQIALIDMPGLGDTGVGDESRLIEILAQDVDLVLFVRMPRPMRDFWADVDVKLYDAANSALTALPFKQWSFLVLNQTRKDSPIGDNSILCQDLASDRENKGLYFADCITANCADVSATNQDLLDPVLNYLVDNITKLDRQYTSSCQDGLLQLQQQVAVELERATKVLKGFASNNYFPKFVELFEELWVELASGLEGLLQDLQAERDLENWKFKQQVEAAVAACREDNGIPTEDEIEKLRHSKGGYPNAYYEYLNEIRAHLSQHFLLLDDVLKQEINKVKAQVAQILIEQGKLGNITAARESEFIDAIAEIIPDHLNRLKLGFQTLAQFDLSYRGLIQHRIRQHLDDLIPDETSLQLSPSPSAAEVLSCLNSLHAEAIYKCETALDDLLAEPNQAAFAIVEEFLDRILRAKKVRQEWLKFLQEIYDRFWLEEFAEFAHNNKISQQWIVGVESAIAANQKDNFQPFGY